One Burkholderia pyrrocinia DNA segment encodes these proteins:
- the blaPEN-bcc gene encoding PEN family class A beta-lactamase, Bcc-type: protein MTYSSKRRTLLLAAATAPLVLTVTACASAQTAAPDEAAMPDAAAAATFAQLERDAGGRLGVCAIDTASGRRVAHRADERFPFCSTFKAMLSAAVLAQSVARPALLQQRVTYGKADLVNYSPVTEKQVGAGMTVAELCEATIQYSDNSAANLLMKLIGGPSAVTAYARSIGDDTFRLDRWETELNTALPGDLRDTTTPAAMAASMRVLTLGDALPAAQRAQLVAWLRGNKVGDKRIRAGVPAGWTVGDKTGTGDYGTTNDAGVVWSPSRAPIVLVVYYTQARADARAKDDVIADVARVVVAAFG from the coding sequence ATGACCTATTCATCGAAACGTCGAACCCTGTTGCTGGCCGCCGCGACGGCGCCGCTCGTCCTGACCGTCACCGCGTGCGCGTCGGCGCAGACCGCCGCGCCGGACGAGGCCGCCATGCCGGACGCGGCAGCCGCGGCGACGTTTGCCCAGCTCGAACGCGACGCGGGCGGCCGTCTCGGCGTGTGCGCGATCGACACCGCGAGCGGCCGGCGCGTGGCGCATCGCGCCGACGAGCGCTTCCCGTTCTGCAGCACGTTCAAGGCGATGCTGAGTGCGGCGGTGCTCGCGCAGAGCGTCGCGCGTCCGGCATTGCTGCAACAGCGCGTGACGTACGGAAAGGCCGATCTCGTCAACTATTCGCCGGTGACGGAGAAGCAGGTCGGCGCGGGCATGACGGTCGCCGAACTGTGCGAGGCCACGATCCAGTACAGCGACAACTCGGCCGCGAACCTGCTGATGAAGCTGATCGGCGGCCCGTCGGCGGTGACCGCATACGCGCGCTCGATCGGCGACGACACGTTCCGGCTCGATCGATGGGAAACCGAACTGAATACCGCACTGCCGGGCGACTTGCGCGACACGACGACGCCCGCCGCGATGGCTGCGAGCATGCGCGTGCTGACGCTCGGCGACGCGTTGCCGGCCGCGCAGCGTGCACAGCTCGTGGCCTGGCTGCGCGGCAACAAGGTCGGCGACAAGCGGATTCGCGCGGGCGTGCCGGCCGGGTGGACGGTCGGCGACAAGACGGGCACCGGCGACTACGGGACGACGAACGACGCGGGCGTCGTGTGGTCGCCGTCGCGTGCACCGATCGTGCTGGTCGTGTACTACACGCAGGCGCGTGCCGATGCGCGGGCGAAGGACGACGTGATCGCCGACGTCGCGCGCGTCGTGGTTGCGGCGTTCGGTTGA
- a CDS encoding antibiotic biosynthesis monooxygenase family protein translates to MSQFKPMDPNFPIQQQLAIDAEPVVLVNVFTLDPADEVDFLAVWKDDAEFMKRQPGFISTQLHRALGDSPTYLNYATWESTHAFRAAFTHPEFVAKLSAYPSSAVASPHLFRKVGVAGICTA, encoded by the coding sequence ATGTCCCAGTTCAAACCGATGGATCCGAACTTTCCGATCCAGCAACAGCTCGCCATCGACGCCGAGCCGGTCGTTCTCGTCAACGTGTTCACGCTGGATCCCGCAGACGAAGTGGACTTTCTGGCGGTGTGGAAGGACGACGCCGAATTCATGAAACGGCAGCCGGGATTCATCTCGACGCAGCTTCATCGCGCGCTCGGCGACAGTCCGACTTACCTGAACTACGCGACCTGGGAATCGACGCACGCGTTTCGCGCGGCTTTCACGCATCCCGAGTTCGTCGCGAAACTGTCGGCCTATCCGTCGTCCGCCGTCGCCAGCCCGCACCTGTTCCGGAAAGTCGGCGTGGCCGGCATTTGCACTGCGTGA
- the penR gene encoding beta-lactamase transcriptional regulator PenR, with the protein MTKLRPHLPLNALRAFESSARHLNFTRAGLELSVTQAAVSQQVRSLEERLGCTLFTRLPRGLGLTDEGRALLPVLSDAFSRIETVLKQFDGGRFREVLTLGVVGTFALGWLMPRLKQFGDTHPFVELRLRTNNNVVDLAAEGLDFAIRFGVGNWPATRNERLLDAPLTALCAPEIARRLAQPADLANETLLRSYRTDEWLGWFDAAQLEPWAVNGPVFDSSRLMVEAAMQGAGVALAPACMFARELQLGLLARPLDIDVRAGGYWLTSLKSKPLTPAMTLFRDWITAEAADTAPAA; encoded by the coding sequence ATGACGAAGCTCCGCCCTCATCTTCCGCTCAATGCGCTGCGCGCGTTCGAATCGTCCGCGCGCCACCTGAACTTCACGCGCGCCGGCCTCGAGCTGAGCGTGACCCAGGCCGCGGTCAGCCAGCAGGTGCGCTCACTCGAGGAACGGCTCGGCTGCACGCTGTTCACGCGGCTGCCGCGCGGCCTCGGGCTCACCGACGAGGGGCGCGCGCTGCTGCCCGTGCTCAGCGATGCATTCAGCCGCATCGAGACGGTGCTCAAGCAGTTCGACGGCGGGCGTTTCCGCGAGGTGTTGACGCTCGGCGTCGTCGGCACGTTTGCCCTAGGCTGGCTAATGCCGCGGCTGAAGCAGTTCGGCGATACGCACCCGTTCGTGGAGCTGAGGCTGCGGACCAACAACAACGTCGTCGACCTCGCCGCCGAGGGCCTCGACTTCGCGATCCGCTTTGGCGTTGGCAACTGGCCGGCGACGCGCAACGAGCGCCTGCTCGATGCGCCGCTCACCGCGCTGTGCGCGCCGGAAATCGCGCGGCGCCTCGCACAGCCGGCCGATCTTGCCAATGAAACGCTGCTGCGCTCGTACCGCACCGACGAATGGCTCGGCTGGTTCGACGCCGCGCAGCTCGAACCGTGGGCGGTCAACGGGCCGGTGTTCGATTCGTCGCGGCTGATGGTCGAGGCCGCGATGCAGGGCGCGGGCGTCGCGCTTGCGCCGGCCTGCATGTTCGCGCGCGAACTGCAGCTCGGCCTGCTCGCGCGGCCGCTCGACATCGACGTGCGCGCCGGCGGCTACTGGCTCACGTCGCTGAAGTCGAAACCGCTCACGCCCGCGATGACGCTCTTTCGCGACTGGATTACGGCCGAGGCGGCCGACACGGCGCCGGCCGCGTAA